CTGAGAGACTGCCCCTTGTTCAGCCTACTTGAATGGTCACCCTTTTGTGCTGCTGTGGGCAATCCAGGCTATAGTTCAGTAAGACAGGCTTCCCAACTGTCCCAAGCGACCTTTGAAGCAGAAGTTCTAAAGTTCCCAAATGATGAAGTTATAGCAAGTAGATATTTACATAGCTACATATTTACATGACTAGTTACTCCTCAAGGTATTTATGAGGGAGGCAGCACTGATCCCATTTTGAAATTAGGAAACTAAAGTACATAGggtttgtacatagggtttggAGAATTTGTCATAAACCACGAAGGTACTCAGCTGAAAGTCGAGAGCTGAGGAAGCTAAAGGCCTGGTTGAACATTAGATGAACAGACTCAGTAACAAAATGACCAGTTTGGCCTTATCTTCAGGGTTTGGACTGTAACCAAGCCAGCCAAGTCAGCAGCAGCACAAACAAATAGAACTTGGAGTTCCTAACTCCCAGGCCTGTGTTTTACTCAGTAGATAACCAGGGAACCATTAATAAACTGGTTTTatccccaactttttttttttttaatcaaggaatGGAAAAGCTTATGGGTCAACCTTAAAGACAATAAGCTTTCATCTTTGTAAATGAGTAACAAATTCTGCACCTGATACAGTGTTCCCCACTTGGTAGCACCCAAAGGCTTAACTAGATTACTTCACAATGGAGGATGAATCACAAGTCTGGGATTCTCCTTCATTAAATTTTTGGCAGAAGAACCAAATAATCTCTAAAACCCCTTTCGGCTCCTATGACTATTTAACTTAACTCCTAACAAGTTAGTGTCAGCCTAACTCCCATCTTCTCATGATttgaaaaatagtataaaatGAACATGACCCTGACTGAAAGTCAACTTATACAGTACAAATCAAGTATATCAAAGCTTCATTTAGTTACGACTATGTGGTTCAAGTCTGACATTAAGAACCTCAGTCAATGGTGATATTTTTGCAATCTAGTCCTAAGACTTTCTCTGAGAACATCTTGGAGGGCAGAGAGAATAGTTAAGGCTGTGGAGTTGTCACACATACAACTTAAAAAAGTTACTTTATTAGTAATaggaacaaggagccctggtggtgcagtggttaagtgctcagttgctaaccaaaagttggcagttcaaacccaccagcagcgccaggggagaaagatgtggcagcttccataaagattacagccttggaaaccctaggtagggcggttctactctgtcctatagggtcactatgaaccagaatcgactcaatggcaagaggcttggtttttttggaataATAGGGACAAGGCTTCCGTTGTGAAGAACTCGCCCAAGATTTCTGTTATTGTTATTTAGAAATGATTTGTGTATCTGTAACTAGTAAGATTCATCAGAAGATACCCACAAAGTTTACTACCCAGTCACCCAGAAAAATCTCTCCTACTTAAGAACCTACCTACGCATCATTTCAACTGACTTTATTTTTAGCAACAAGACTATTATTTGAAGATTTCCCTGAGCCATAAATCACTCTGGACTTAGGCTTCAGGCAGTAGGAAACAAGACGGTGCAATCTGCCATTCGAGAGCAAGAACTTCATCTCCAACTTAAGTCTTTAAGAAGCTGCTACGGCTATAAAGTTGagagttttatttttcaaagcGGATTCTCCACCCAAATGCCACATATTTTGGTAGCATCTAGGATCTACAGAAGTGATTTTCAATTACTTGGAATTCCAAAAGAGAAACTCCCTAGTAACAATGCACCAGTGGCTGCAAAATGCTCCCTCACTTTGCTTCGTTTGGGAGAGAAAATTCTTTAAACCGCAAAGAATCTGTAGTCTTACAAAGACTACACTGGAATTAGCTCGTTTTTTTCCTCTATATAAGGGCAGCCATTTCTCCAAAAGCTTTGGTAAGTTACGGCTCCGATTTCAAAATGCAAACGGGATGTCCACGCAGCATCCGAAATGAGCCACTCCATTTCTACTCCTGGGCTGTAGACACTATGAGTTATTTTCTGTCCCAACTCTGCAAAGGGCAAAGACCCACCCCTTTGGTGTGAACTTTCAAGAGAAGCGCAACAGCACACTTCAGGAGTCTCCCAAAGTGAATGGAGACGTGCGAGTCTGGTCGTTACGACAATCGGGGCTGGAtaggagaaatcctgagagcaaGTGCGCTCACAGATCTCCAAGCACTGGGCTCGCAAAGGCTTCCACGTGCCCCTATCGAGCTGGTCCCAGGAGAATCAGTGGTTGCTACAGTATGAAGGCTGCTCCTTTTCGCAGCCCGTGCTACAGGATGGCCTTGGTGTATGGGATTGGGGGCGATGGTAGTCGCGCCAGGCCCTCCGCTCTCGGGGCCAAGGGATGGACCCGGGAGGGAAGCGCGGCCAGAGCTGCGACCTCCACCCTGCCCGCGGCGCCAGCCTTTGGAATCTGGCGTCGCTGCCACCTTGCCCGTGAAGGCGGGGGCCCCGCTACGCTGAGCCTCGGCACCATACCTAGGCCGGATGGGGGTAGGGAGAGAATTTGGCAGAGCTTGGCCTCGGGATCCGCACCCATGTGGAAGGACAGAAGAGGGGAGCCGTTTCCCCCGGCCTCTCCCCTACTGGGGTCTCGGGAAACACGCGGTAATTACCCAAGAACCCTGACCTCTGTAAGAGGCGAAGCTGCGGGGCTGCCGGGACGGTTTGAGGACCGGGCCCAGCCGGGGAGACTCCAACCTTCATCCCCTCCCGGCCCCGGATACCACACCCCACCGTCTCCCGGCGCCGCCACTTCAGGCAGCCCACTCGGCCCGGCCTCTCCCCGCACCCGGACCACCCCCCACGGGGTGCTCTCACTGCGCAGCGAGTCCCTCCGCTGCCTCCTCCCAGCCCAAAATGGCGGCGGCGGCCACCGATCTTCTCGTCGCCTTCCTCCAGGGCAAGGATTCCTCCGCGCCCAGGCCCCGCCGCCTTCAGCCGGATCTATTTTCTGCCCGGTCAAGATTAGCGCCATCAATGAACTTTTTAATTGAGTTTGGAAAAGGTGGATCCGGTTGTGCTGCCGCACAGCTAATCGTTGACGAAAGTTAGGATTATTAGCATATGTTTCGACCAATCAGAGAACGGAAGTGATGAGCGCGGAACGCTACTCGCGCAAGGATAGAAGGGTTTTGTAGTCCTCGGAGTGGCAGTTGATGTGATAAAATCTTGATCCGCCTTCCAATGGTAGAAGAACTATAATCCCCAGCAGGCTCCGCGCCGTCCAGGGTATCCCCTCCCCCCAACCTTAGTGCCTGAGCGGCTTGACCAGAGCTGCTGCAACTGCAGCAAGAGGTAGGGCTGGGACGTTGGAATTGCACAGGCAGGTTGCCTTACAGAAAGACACTCAGACGTAGTCGTGTGCGCAGCCGTTCACAGCAAATAGGTCAGTTCCACTTTTGCAAAATCTCCTTCCCAAACCATTTCCCCTCTTTCAAGGAATCCAGCCTTATCCCAGTTGAGTTTCCCTTTCAGCTGCCTGTAGTGTGACGacttctccttccccttttctctgttttccattctgAGAGGGAGAAGGGCGGCAAGCCAGGCTCTGTAGACAAGAAACCTCAGCCTAGGCTCGGCCCAGCCCCCAGCCGTGCTTCAAGGGGCATTGCCTTCTGGAGCCCCAGCTAAGAAGGTGGGGGACTGCAGCCAGGATTAGGGCCTCTGGATGCAATGGGAAAAAGAACTCTCTTAAACCAGCTACATATTGTCAGAGCCACAGACCCACTCCACTCCCAGCCTCCCCAGGGTCATTGCTGTAGATAGTATATTGGGGTGGTCTTTTTTTCCCGTTTGGTTGTTGGGGGAATAGAGAGTAGGCCTCGTTTCCTAGCTGCCAGCCTGAGCCTCAGTGACTTCCAGGAGGTCATTATGGGAAATAAACTCCGGCCTGGGGCCTGAGGAGTTGCACTGGGAAGATGGACACTTAATCCTCATTGGACCCCTAGCTGGAGGAgggtgttggagccctggtggtgcagtggttaaaaactcggctctgccaaccaaaagcttggcagttcaaatccaccaaccgttctttggaaacccctatggggcagttctactctgtcctatagggtcactatgagtctgagttgacttggcagcaagtcgggttttttttttttttttggctggaggTGTGGAAACCAGGGTGTGGAGGCAGCCTCCAAGGCCTTCCTTTGAAAATGAGGGTGTGCAAGCCTGGTGCTACAAAATGACTGGCACTGCCTTAGTAAAGACATCCTAGGTAACCAGAGCCCTCCTCAGAATTCCCCCTCAGGACTTAGGTTTCTGTTGTTCTTTAAAGCAAGGGTCAGTACTTAAAGGCATCTGCTCAGAGATTTGGAACAGAAGAAGGTGGCCACTCCAAAACAGACCAACTGTAATACGAGTCACCAGCAGCCCTGGAGGAGGCCAAGGTAAGCCCTGACCCTCTCATCCACCTGCCTACACGGAACTTGGACCCTGCCAGCTGGGATCCTGGCTTGTCTCAGGTGTGTTGGCAGATTTGGAAAACCAGCATTTTTTAATAAGTCCCTCCTCTGTGATGGGCAATATGCCAGATGCTAAATCTGTGCTATCTCATGAATCCTAGTAGCCTTTCAAGGTAGgaattattatttacattttacagAAGCTAAGGTTCTGAGAGCTGAAATACTTTTTCCAGGATCATGCAGTCTGCAAGCCACAGACCCAGGTATAACCGAGGGCCTGCTGACAACAGAACCATGCCTTGACCTCAAGGCCACAGAACTTGGTTGAATATTTGTATTTTGTCCAGGTTGAGAACCAAGTCTGAAGCAGGAAGAAGAGTTTGAACAGTTCGTGTATAATTTGGGATGGCAGTAGGGAGTAGGATATCACCcaggaaagagagaggagaggcGAGTTGTATCAGGTCCCTGAAGATATCATTTTCTTATctggctgttgctgttgttagttgttgtcaagtcagctgccgactcatggcaaccccatgcacaatgggccaaaacagtgcccagtcctgcaccatctccatgatcagttgtggatcaggtcattgtgatccgtagggttttcattggctggttttcagaagtagatcacaggccttttctcctagtgTGTCTTAAATCTGGATGCTCCATGGAAAtctgttcaccatcatagcagcaggcaagcctccagtgacagataggtggtagctgtgcatgacgTGCATTGGCCAAGTATTGAACCCCGATCTCTTGCACGCgaagcaaaaattctaccactgaaccactaaagTCCTCCTAGCCTATGCTCTCTCACGGCCCCTACCGTGCCCACTCTTCTCCCCCAGCCAACAACTCCCTGTAAGTGAGGACGGAACTTAGAATGGGCATTGGAAGAGCTTCTGATCCACACTACCTAGCTATTTCCAGTGTTTCCTGGATTTATTTAATTTAGAGTTCATGGCATGTCAGGGCTAGAAAGTTCAGAGAGGGCAAATGACtcacccaggtcacacagctcatcTGCAGTAGTGATAATAGTGGTGGAAGGACAAGCTTTCAGGAGGAAGGCAGTATGTGGGGCTGAAGGGCAGGGCTAGCTTGGGTGGGGGGAAGGATCATTAAAGGACATTTGCTGAGGTCTGTGAGCaggcaaatgcacacacacagacaagccACCCTGCCTTGCTGTGGCTAATGGCCTTACCTCTCCTGGGCTGGGTAGCAGTTCTGTGTCCACTGACCTACACCATTGATGAAGGCAAGGCCTTTTGCCCTTGACTCATGATCTCCCTGCTGGTGAAGTAAACGTACAACCCatcaaacaccacacacacacactcacacactccaaCATACCTCCTTTTCCCTGAAGCAGTTCTCTTCAGGATATCCAAAATGCATGTAGCATATCCCTAGCTCTTATAGGACAGTATACACCATGccccctaacccacaccctacgCCTGTGTGGACCTATGCTCAGAGACATGTTGTATATCATAAAGCAATATACCAGTGGCAGTGGTTATTATTAGAAATCCCCAAACCACAAACTTAGAGCAATTCATTCCCTGTCCCCCACACTCAGTATTCCCACCCTTGCCACACAGAGATAAACAGATGccaataaacacatacacactctcTTGGCAGAGTTCATTCTATCTCTTAGATAAGTTCTGGAACTCTCTCAGCTGCAGACTGGAGGTTGGCTCTTCTTCTTCCCAACTAGAACCTCTTTCCTGCCTCTCATGTAGAAGAGTGATACACCAACTTCTGCTTGGAATAAATACATTCTATTTCCTCTGCCCTAGAACCATGGGAAGAAGAGTCTCACTGTCCAGTATCTTTTGGATCCCTCTGTCTAATAGGGTTTAgatcatttaacaaacatttattgagcacttaccttGTGTCTAGCATGGGGATAGAATAGTGAACTGAATGGACAAGATACATTTTGATGGGTGGAAGACAGATGTTAAATGGTAATGTGATCAATGTTATGTGCGACGTTAACAGGGTGATAGGGAGTCACTGAGGAGGGGAGAAGGGGGCTACTTTTGATAGGTGGTCAGGGAGGGCCTCTCTGAAGAGATGACATTGGAATTGAGCCCTAAAAAATGAGAGAGTGAGCTATTTAAATATGTGGAAGCAAGATCAGCTAACGTGATTTATGGGGCCCAGTGCAAAGGGGCCCTTTGTTCAAAAATTActgagaatttcaagatggcgacAGCAGAGCTTTAAGCCAAGTTTGAGACCTTTCTGAACACGGGGCCCATGGAGCCAGCCCTGTCTGAAAGACAAGCTTTCTAGGTAGAAAGAAGTGCAAGTACTATTTGGGCTTCTGATTGAGCAAACACATCGAAGTCACCTTCCGTCCTAGTTTTCTTCTCCTACTTCATCCAAATAgtttttattgaatacctaccctgtgccaggtactgttcctAGGTATTGATATTAGAGTGAACAACACAGGCAGAGTTCCTGATCTCACTGTGAGTCTACTTGGGGGTGGAGCAGGGTGGGCAGACAGTAGACGGGTAAGGCTAAATAAACAAAATGGTTGCAGAAGGGTGAGGGGCTAGAGAGCGATCAGGCTGGCTGGGTGTGGGAAAGTCGGCCTCATGCTGGGTGAAAAGGGAAGGTTTCTACCACTGGGGACAGGCTGCCCTGATCCTTTGCTTTCGTCCTCTCTCTTCAGAGCTTTAGGGCTCCTGGGAGCCCTGAAACACCTCCTGTGTCTCATGAGCCTGACAGATCCCTTCCCGTGATACCCCGGATGGATAGCCGCCCAGAGGATGAGGATCCTGCTGGGGCTGCTGGTGGCTGGAACAATAGGAGTCCCTGGACCCAGAGCCCAGCGGGCTGCTCGGCAGAGGGGGTGTTTGCCCGGAAGAAGCACCGCCGGCTGCCATCAAAGCGCAAGAGGCACTGGCGGCCCTATCTGGAGTTGAGCTGGGCTGAGAAGCAACGGCGGGatgagaggcagagccagagggccTTCCAGGTGCGCGAGGAGATGTTCGCCAAGGGCCAGCCCGTGGCGCCGTACAACACCACCCAGTTCCTGATGAATGACCGAGACCCAGAGGAACCTGACCTGgatgtgccccacagggtctcccaCCCAGGCTCCAGTGGGGAAAGTGAGGCAGGGGACAGTGATGGGCCAGGCCAGGCTCACGGCGAGTTCCTGCAGAGGGATTTCTCGGAGGCCTATGAGCGCTACCACACTGAGAGCCTGCAGGGCCGCAGCAAGCAGGAGTTGGTGCAAGACTACCTGGATCTGGAGAGGCGGCTGTCGCAGGCCGAGGAGGAGACACGGAGGTTGCAGCAGTTGCAACGGTACACCAACCAGCGGCCCTGTCGCCAGGTGGAGGAGCTAGCTGCCGAGGTGGAGAGGCTCCGGACCGAGAACCAGCGGCTTCGGCAGGAGAATGAGATGTGGAACCAAGAAGGCAGCAGCTGTGGTGAGAAACTGGGCACCTAGGGATGCCCGCCAGCCAGGCTGACCCAAGGAGAAGATGTCATGTCATATCCACTCAGGCTAGCTGGATCCCAAAGAGGCAGGTGACAGATGAAAACCATTCTCAGCTCCCTGTGCCCTCTGAGAACACTGAAATCGGTTCATACTTCTACCTTGTCATTTCCACAATTTGTTCTTTGATGTCATCTTATTTttcataaagaaattaaaaggtcTTGGTGAGACCAAACAGGAGTGGCAAGTGTTGACTTCATGAACTTTGGAGGGGCAGTCCAGCCCCTACAGCTGCTCTGGGCATCCAAGTCCAGTCCTCCTAGGGAAGTCTGGGAATTGGGTTGCAGCCTCCCCTTGCCCCAAGTTGGGAGGATAGTAGAGCGGTGGACTGGGGACCTATCAGGGTCCCCACAATGCTTAAATTCTGCTCTCTGGGTCCTGGAGCAATCAGAAGGCACTGAAGGTTTTTTCTAGGCGCTGCAGAAATGGAACGGAGCTCAGTCAGGAGCCCCCAGGTTCAGCTGGAACCTGACTTGAGATGCCAGCAGGCTGTGAGGAGCTGGGAGCTTCCCCTGGAGAGAGCTGTCGCTCTGTCCCAGGGGTTCCCTCAAAGTTtgctcccaaaccaaaaaaccagttgccatcaagttgattccaacctatggcaaccccatgtgttgcacagtagaactacactccatcaggttttcaaggctgtcaccttctggaagcaggttgtcaggtttttcttctgaggtgcctctgagcgggttgaaactaccaaccttttggttagcagtctagcacttaaaccatttgtgccccccAGGAACTCCTGGTTTGCTGCCAGGCTCCCTGTATTTAGAGGGTTGGGGTAGATGAGGTCTGAGTGACTTGTGTCTCTTTTTCCTTGACAGCAGCCCCATCTTCCCCACAACCCCCCCAGTCCTGCAGCCAGGACTTGGGAAGGAGGCTAGTCATCTCATGCTTGTCCCCTTTGCTCCTGGAAGGACACTTACAAGTAAGCACTCAAGGGACGCGTTCTTTTGATGGAAAATAAAGCCCaaggggcagagggggacagcagATGGATCCTTAACAGTGCTGGGCTGCCTGGCCTTCCTGATGCCTGCTCTGCGTCCGCATGCATCCTGCTCCTCTGAGCCTAAACACACATGTAGTAAATTCCCTCTGAAGTGCGTGAGCCCCTCACCAGTTCGCATAATAGAGGGTCACCCTGGATAATAGAGACCCCACCAGCATGGCAGCCACTGTTGGGCTGCGAGGAGATGAGCTGACAGACCCTCACACTCAGACTCACCCTT
The window above is part of the Elephas maximus indicus isolate mEleMax1 chromosome 19, mEleMax1 primary haplotype, whole genome shotgun sequence genome. Proteins encoded here:
- the HEXIM2 gene encoding protein HEXIM2, which translates into the protein MDSRPEDEDPAGAAGGWNNRSPWTQSPAGCSAEGVFARKKHRRLPSKRKRHWRPYLELSWAEKQRRDERQSQRAFQVREEMFAKGQPVAPYNTTQFLMNDRDPEEPDLDVPHRVSHPGSSGESEAGDSDGPGQAHGEFLQRDFSEAYERYHTESLQGRSKQELVQDYLDLERRLSQAEEETRRLQQLQRYTNQRPCRQVEELAAEVERLRTENQRLRQENEMWNQEGSSCGEKLGT